Part of the Magnetococcales bacterium genome is shown below.
ATCCGTGGTCTTATGGTTTATGCTTCTTCGCTTTCAAAATCCAGTCCCACGCCCCTTGGATTGATCCGGGCCACGGTGCAGGGAAACGATACCTCGTAGGTGGATCCCCCTTCTTTCATTTCCAGAAAAACCACCCCTTTGTCCCCGACTCTGAGTTCATCCGTGGGCATGTCCGACTCCATGAAGGCGCCGCTCATGC
Proteins encoded:
- a CDS encoding PilZ domain-containing protein produces the protein MTPEPPPSTPSGIPERPRTEARFPFHTKIRLEVALGQSVSGFTADVSMSGAFMESDMPTDELRVGDKGVVFLEMKEGGSTYEVSFPCTVARINPRGVGLDFESEEA